Proteins encoded together in one Impatiens glandulifera chromosome 1, dImpGla2.1, whole genome shotgun sequence window:
- the LOC124921995 gene encoding WAT1-related protein At4g08290-like, translating into MRSFAGLQALIPWAGVILVQVLSAANSLITKAALNKGMQFSVFALYRNIIASAFLIPLLYFKRPVIDQNILYAGSKMTPASFSTCLSGVTPSLIFLLAWSLGMEQVNFKERRSQAKLLGTVIAAGGAILICLYNGPAIAVSSKSQSSTIHEGFTENWIEGPVFVIIANVSYVVYCVTLGNVLVEYPSPLAIISLISFLGAIMNVGVALGLELKHPASWMIGWNVIFLAYVYTGVVVSGIIAYIISALTQMKGPVFVAAFSPTSMVLVMVIGFIALGESIHVGSLIGTFFIVAGLFTLLWGKSGTQPSRPEEEPRHEEQ; encoded by the exons ATGAGGTCATTTGCGGGATTacaagctctgataccatgggCAGGAGTGATTCTTGTTCAAGTTTTATCTGCAGCAAATTCCTTAATTACCAAAGCAGCATTGAACAAAGGGATGCAATTTTCTGTTTTTGCcctttatagaaatataatagCTTCAGCATTCTTGATCCCTTTACTATATTTCAAAAg GCCTGTAATAGACCAAAATATCCTTTATGCTGGTTCAAAGATGACACCAGCTAGTTTCTCAACATGTTTGTCTGGTGTCACTCCATCACTCATATTTCTTCTAGCATGGAGTTTGGG AATGGAGCAAGTGAATTTCAAGGAGAGGCGTAGCCAGGCAAAGTTATTAGGAACAGTAATTGCAGCCGGTGGTGCTATTCTCATTTGCCTTTACAATGGACCAGCCATTGCTGTCTCCTCAAAATCTCAATCATCAACTATCCATGAAGGATTCACAGAGAATTGGATCGAAGGCCCCGTGTTTGTCATCATCGCGAATGTCTCTTATGTTGTTTATTGCGTTACCTTg GGTAATGTTCTCGTGGAGTATCCGTCTCCTCTGGCAATAATATCGTTAATTTCATTCTTGGGAGCAATTATGAATGTTGGAGTTGCTCTAGGGTTGGAACTCAAGCATCCTGCTTCTTGGATGATCGGATGGAATGTCATCTTTTTGGCATATGTCTACACA GGAGTAGTTGTTTCGGGAATAATCGCATACATTATAAGTGCGTTGACACAAATGAAGGGCCCAGTTTTTGTGGCAGCCTTTAGCCCAACTTCCATGGTGCTTGTTATGGTTATTGGGTTTATTGCACTAGGAGAAAGCATTCATGTTGGAAG TCTAATAGGTACATTTTTCATTGTTGCTGGTTTGTTCACTCTCCTTTGGGGGAAAAGTGGAACTCAACCGTCGCGACCCGAAGAAGAACCGCGACATGAAGAGCAATAA